From the genome of Pelobates fuscus isolate aPelFus1 chromosome 6, aPelFus1.pri, whole genome shotgun sequence, one region includes:
- the LOC134565683 gene encoding C-X-C motif chemokine 10-like translates to MESKYLTILCVLLISAALIEGFAYPHQGQRCLCEKTVKKLKLRKVSQIELFPKSATCPNIEVLATTKSGKKKSIICIDPNIKLVKEIIAGKKKNIKVINHLSKQG, encoded by the exons ATGGAAAGCAAATATCTGACAATCCTGTGTGTTCTGCTCATCTCTGCAGCTCTAATAGAAG gATTTGCTTACCCCCATCAAGGGCAACGCTGTCTGTGTGAGAAAACGGTTAAGAAACTGAAGCTTAGGAAAGTTTCACAAATTGAACTTTTTCCAAAAAGCGCAACTTGTCCAAATATCGAAGTTCT GGCTACCACAAAATCCGGcaagaaaaaaagtataatttgCATTGATCCCAACATAAAATTGGTAAAGGAAATCATTGCTGGAAAGAAAAA GAACATAAAAGTGATAAATCATCTTTCAAAGCAAGGGTAA